One genomic region from Nonomuraea helvata encodes:
- a CDS encoding DUF2264 domain-containing protein, which yields MRSLREFDDLRLSPYTGWTRDHWAALADHLLLSARRYASETHARISFPGPPGGYGPDVDGLEGFARTFLAAGFRVAGEGGRDPLGLMEWYAEGLAAGTDPRSPERWVRLDEHGQAKVEAASIALVLHLTRPWLWDRLDAGVRERVVDYLAPAVGSDYPPINWIWFQIVVEQFLASVDGPYERKDIEDGLRLLDGFARQNGWYADGAERSYDHYSGWALQFYPLMWSEMAAGDPAADSRRPVYLERLERYLNDAVHLVAADGSPLIQGRSLTYRFAAATQFWVGARSGTATPGPGLLRRAASGIVRHFTEHGAPDEDGVLTLGWHGAWRPIAQSYSGPGSPYWAAKGFFGLSLPADHPVWTAVEEPLPVETGDFHLTVPAPGWLVSGTRADGVVRVVNHGTDHSTPGTNRTDSPLYARLGYSTATSPVLAGEHAAEPLDQSVTILDADGRPSHRTGFETLRLDRLPSGTLVGASRWQAHWVDVETDGQDHGYGLPGTVRLGPWIEVVSVVRGAWELRLVRLPSSPGGDAGSRPAPGALRIGGWPVSAAEPARGEDPSISNGTAYSSVVAGAGLNLSGVTSAADSSPLGPWTLVPWCATSAPAQPDTWYEVAVHLGGQEPGSPPSVSWHGAAAARVTWPDGTEDDLGAISRA from the coding sequence ATGCGCTCGCTCAGGGAGTTCGACGACCTGCGGTTGTCTCCGTACACGGGATGGACGCGGGACCACTGGGCCGCCCTCGCCGATCACCTGCTGCTGTCGGCGCGGCGTTACGCCTCGGAAACGCACGCGCGCATCTCGTTCCCCGGCCCGCCGGGCGGGTACGGGCCCGACGTCGACGGGCTGGAGGGCTTCGCGCGCACGTTCCTGGCCGCCGGATTCAGGGTGGCGGGCGAGGGCGGGCGCGATCCGCTGGGACTGATGGAGTGGTACGCCGAGGGGCTCGCCGCCGGGACAGACCCCCGCTCGCCGGAGCGCTGGGTACGGCTGGACGAGCACGGCCAGGCCAAGGTCGAGGCCGCGTCCATCGCCCTGGTGCTCCACCTGACGAGGCCGTGGCTGTGGGACCGGCTCGACGCCGGTGTGCGGGAGCGGGTCGTCGACTATCTCGCGCCCGCGGTCGGCTCCGACTATCCGCCGATCAACTGGATCTGGTTCCAGATCGTCGTCGAGCAGTTCCTCGCCTCGGTCGACGGCCCCTACGAGCGCAAGGACATCGAGGACGGGCTCAGGCTCCTCGACGGCTTCGCCCGCCAGAACGGCTGGTACGCCGACGGCGCGGAGCGCTCCTATGACCACTACTCGGGGTGGGCGTTGCAGTTCTACCCGCTGATGTGGAGCGAGATGGCCGCGGGCGACCCGGCGGCGGACTCACGGCGGCCGGTGTACCTGGAGCGACTCGAACGCTACCTGAACGACGCGGTGCACCTCGTCGCCGCCGATGGGTCGCCCCTGATCCAGGGGCGCAGCCTCACCTACCGGTTCGCCGCCGCCACGCAGTTCTGGGTGGGCGCGCGCTCGGGCACGGCGACACCGGGCCCGGGGCTCCTGCGCCGCGCCGCCTCGGGAATCGTCCGCCATTTCACCGAGCACGGGGCTCCGGACGAGGACGGCGTCCTGACGCTCGGGTGGCACGGGGCCTGGCGGCCGATCGCTCAGTCGTATTCGGGGCCCGGCTCGCCGTACTGGGCGGCCAAGGGCTTCTTCGGGCTCTCCCTGCCTGCCGACCACCCGGTGTGGACGGCCGTCGAGGAGCCGCTGCCGGTCGAGACGGGCGACTTCCATCTCACGGTGCCCGCGCCGGGCTGGCTGGTCAGCGGCACCCGCGCCGACGGCGTCGTGCGCGTGGTCAACCACGGCACCGACCATTCCACTCCAGGGACGAACCGTACCGACTCACCGCTGTACGCGCGGCTGGGATACTCGACCGCGACCTCTCCCGTGCTGGCCGGGGAGCACGCAGCCGAGCCGCTGGACCAGTCGGTGACGATCCTCGACGCGGACGGACGGCCGAGCCACCGGACAGGGTTCGAGACGTTGCGGCTCGACCGCCTTCCGTCCGGGACGCTGGTGGGGGCCTCGCGCTGGCAGGCCCACTGGGTGGACGTCGAGACGGATGGCCAGGACCACGGTTACGGCCTGCCGGGGACGGTGCGTCTGGGGCCGTGGATCGAGGTGGTCTCGGTCGTTCGGGGCGCCTGGGAGCTGCGCTTGGTGCGGCTGCCGAGCTCGCCAGGTGGTGATGCCGGATCGCGCCCCGCCCCCGGCGCGCTGCGCATCGGCGGCTGGCCTGTGTCGGCCGCGGAACCCGCCCGCGGCGAGGATCCGAGCATCTCGAACGGCACCGCGTACTCGAGCGTCGTCGCCGGAGCGGGGCTGAACCTGTCCGGCGTGACCTCCGCCGCGGACTCCTCGCCGCTGGGCCCGTGGACGCTCGTCCCGTGGTGCGCGACCAGCGCGCCCGCCCAGCCGGACACCTGGTACGAGGTGGCGGTTCACCTCGGCGGGCAGGAACCGGGCAGCCCGCCCTCCGTCTCCTGGCACGGCGCGGCGGCCGCCCGCGTGACCTGGCCGGACGGGACGGAGGACGACCTCGGCGCGATCAGCCGGGCCTGA
- a CDS encoding substrate-binding domain-containing protein, which translates to MTVPDSPGQLPDERRAQMVELLRRRGVVRVHELAAELDVSAITIRRDIALLSSQGVIRRVRGGAALHGRPLAPTLTGVETEARAGEEPPPQPASAEERQVTIGMVVPSLTYYYPDVIKGVREAAAEYGARIVLRGGGYQAADERRQLSRMLETAGVDGLLVTPTTTGEEGEALVRWLQDADVPVVLIERAATVGPYHEAMESVVSDHAFGAAMAVRHLVALGHQRVGLITTQQSPTAPHVRRGWRQACEELALRLDGTPDMSTVDQLHPDWPATLDRVLDECLASGTTALLVHSDPEAISLVERCQERGLRVPRDLAVVAYDDEVAELCDPPLTAVRPPKTAIGQAAFALLAARLADEDPQRPAHRVVIEPRLIVRASSSSRA; encoded by the coding sequence ATGACGGTGCCAGACTCGCCGGGCCAGCTGCCGGACGAGCGCCGCGCCCAGATGGTGGAGCTGCTCCGCCGCCGCGGCGTCGTCCGCGTCCACGAGCTGGCGGCCGAGCTGGACGTCTCGGCCATCACCATCCGCCGCGACATCGCGTTGCTGTCCTCCCAGGGCGTCATCCGCCGGGTCCGCGGTGGCGCCGCGCTGCACGGCCGGCCGCTCGCCCCGACCCTCACCGGCGTCGAGACGGAGGCGCGGGCAGGGGAGGAGCCGCCGCCCCAGCCGGCGTCCGCGGAGGAACGGCAGGTCACGATCGGGATGGTCGTCCCGTCGCTGACCTACTACTACCCCGACGTGATCAAGGGCGTCCGTGAGGCCGCGGCGGAGTACGGCGCGCGCATCGTGCTGCGCGGCGGCGGCTACCAGGCCGCCGACGAGCGCCGCCAGCTCTCCCGGATGCTCGAGACCGCGGGAGTGGACGGGCTGCTGGTCACGCCGACCACCACGGGCGAGGAGGGAGAGGCGCTGGTGCGCTGGCTGCAGGACGCCGACGTGCCCGTGGTTCTCATCGAGCGGGCGGCCACCGTGGGCCCCTACCACGAGGCGATGGAGTCGGTGGTCAGCGACCACGCCTTCGGAGCGGCCATGGCCGTGCGGCATCTCGTCGCGCTCGGCCACCAGCGCGTCGGGCTGATCACCACCCAGCAGAGCCCGACGGCCCCGCACGTGCGGCGCGGCTGGCGGCAGGCGTGCGAGGAGCTCGCCCTCCGGCTCGACGGCACCCCGGACATGAGCACGGTCGACCAGCTCCATCCCGACTGGCCGGCCACGCTCGATCGCGTTCTCGACGAGTGTCTCGCCTCGGGGACGACGGCGCTGCTCGTCCACTCCGACCCGGAGGCGATCAGTCTGGTCGAACGCTGCCAGGAACGCGGCCTCCGGGTGCCCCGCGACCTCGCCGTGGTGGCCTACGACGACGAGGTGGCCGAGCTGTGTGACCCGCCGCTGACCGCGGTCCGCCCGCCCAAGACGGCCATCGGGCAGGCGGCCTTCGCCCTGCTCGCGGCGCGTCTGGCGGACGAGGATCCGCAGCGCCCCGCCCACCGCGTCGTCATCGAGCCGCGCCTGATCGTCCGGGCGTCCTCGTCGAGCCGCGCCTGA
- a CDS encoding heparinase II/III domain-containing protein has translation MTNTATGPAVRTAGPLLTAWGAAASPAGLAGLLVSPDSALPVPVAGADVWEGAAARLAAVREQAEAERDTPWPRPSASRYARFFRDGNRTEYESQVRERQARLTRAVLMAAVSGQGAWQDGWQGASQDTWLDEAADGIVLLCEQSSWCWPAHEETCRPRGTVLPDVTSPCLDLGAADVAAQLAWADHVLGARLDRRFPGLRERVRQETRVRVLDPFVQRDDWHWLGLDGDVHNWCPWICGNVLVAALRLTEPGDLRALQVSLAVAGIDRYLAALPDDGSVDEGYEYWWNGACRALEALDVLEHATSGALDAAVVPVVRETVRFPHRMHLGGPWYLNLADSRARPPGDLPWHVPYRWARRLGEHDAARHAASQRPATVPEELGRALRQLIDAGGQDTAPPLVAGVWLPGTQIGLARTTGGTAHGLTLAVKGGHNGEHHNHNDVGSVVVALDGVPVLADPGRPTYTAQTFGPERYSIWTMQSGWHNVPEVRGTPQEPGERYAARHVEAVDGPDRFEVRLDLAAAYPVPELERWWRTAALDRAGARVTIEDAWSFTGDGGASVLHFVLAGQVEQPAPGRVVVRPPAGARAAVVSWDPGGATAALTVRSLDDPMLTEVWGERLTRLELRLPGTARGAFEVRVEVGK, from the coding sequence ATGACGAACACAGCTACCGGCCCGGCGGTCAGAACGGCAGGGCCGCTGCTCACCGCCTGGGGCGCCGCGGCGTCACCGGCAGGCCTGGCCGGCCTGTTGGTGTCGCCCGACTCGGCGCTGCCGGTGCCCGTCGCCGGGGCGGACGTCTGGGAGGGCGCCGCCGCTCGCCTCGCCGCCGTCCGCGAGCAGGCGGAGGCGGAGCGGGACACGCCGTGGCCGCGACCGTCGGCGTCGCGGTACGCGCGGTTCTTCCGCGACGGGAACCGCACGGAGTACGAGAGCCAGGTGCGAGAGCGCCAGGCCCGGCTCACCCGGGCGGTGCTCATGGCGGCGGTGAGCGGCCAGGGTGCGTGGCAGGACGGGTGGCAGGGCGCGTCGCAGGACACGTGGCTGGACGAGGCCGCCGACGGCATCGTCCTGCTGTGCGAGCAGAGCTCGTGGTGCTGGCCCGCGCACGAGGAGACCTGCCGGCCCCGTGGGACGGTGCTGCCCGACGTGACCTCTCCCTGCCTCGACCTGGGCGCCGCCGACGTGGCCGCACAGCTGGCCTGGGCGGATCACGTTCTGGGCGCGCGGCTGGACAGGCGCTTCCCCGGACTGCGGGAACGCGTGCGCCAGGAGACGCGCGTGCGGGTGCTCGACCCGTTCGTCCAGCGAGACGACTGGCATTGGCTGGGCCTCGACGGGGACGTGCACAACTGGTGCCCGTGGATCTGCGGCAACGTGCTCGTCGCCGCGCTGCGCCTTACGGAGCCGGGCGACCTGCGGGCTCTCCAGGTCTCCCTGGCGGTGGCGGGCATCGATCGCTATCTCGCGGCGCTGCCGGACGACGGTTCCGTCGACGAGGGCTACGAGTACTGGTGGAACGGGGCGTGCCGCGCGCTCGAGGCGCTCGACGTCCTGGAGCACGCGACCTCGGGGGCACTGGACGCCGCGGTGGTCCCGGTGGTGCGCGAGACGGTCCGTTTCCCGCACCGCATGCATCTGGGCGGGCCCTGGTACCTCAACCTCGCCGACTCGCGGGCCCGCCCTCCCGGTGACCTGCCGTGGCATGTGCCGTACCGGTGGGCCAGGAGGCTCGGTGAGCACGACGCGGCACGGCATGCGGCCTCCCAGCGCCCGGCCACCGTTCCAGAAGAGCTCGGGCGGGCGCTGCGGCAGCTCATCGACGCCGGAGGGCAGGACACCGCTCCGCCCCTGGTCGCCGGGGTCTGGCTGCCGGGGACACAGATCGGCCTCGCCAGGACGACCGGTGGGACGGCGCACGGACTCACGCTCGCGGTCAAGGGCGGGCACAACGGGGAGCACCACAACCACAACGACGTGGGCTCCGTCGTCGTCGCGCTGGACGGTGTGCCCGTGCTCGCCGACCCGGGCAGGCCGACGTACACGGCGCAGACCTTCGGTCCCGAGCGCTACTCGATCTGGACGATGCAGAGCGGCTGGCACAACGTTCCCGAGGTGCGCGGCACGCCGCAGGAGCCGGGCGAGCGGTACGCGGCCAGGCACGTCGAGGCGGTGGACGGGCCCGACCGTTTCGAGGTGCGGCTGGATCTGGCGGCCGCGTACCCGGTGCCCGAGCTGGAACGGTGGTGGCGCACGGCCGCCCTCGACCGGGCCGGGGCACGCGTGACGATCGAGGACGCCTGGAGCTTCACCGGCGACGGCGGTGCGAGTGTCCTGCACTTCGTGCTGGCCGGGCAGGTCGAGCAGCCGGCTCCCGGGCGGGTCGTGGTCCGGCCGCCGGCCGGTGCACGGGCCGCGGTCGTCAGCTGGGATCCTGGCGGCGCGACAGCCGCGCTGACCGTCCGTAGTCTGGATGATCCCATGCTGACGGAGGTGTGGGGCGAGCGCCTGACCCGGCTGGAGCTGCGGCTGCCCGGCACGGCGCGCGGAGCGTTCGAAGTGCGGGTGGAGGTGGGGAAATGA
- a CDS encoding DUF397 domain-containing protein, translating to MDLSDAVWRKSSRSSDNGGQCVEVAINLPGMIAVRDSKDPDGPKLLFTRDEWKAFIGGVMDGEFDILA from the coding sequence ATGGACCTGAGTGACGCCGTGTGGCGGAAGTCATCGCGCTCTTCTGACAACGGCGGCCAGTGCGTGGAGGTTGCGATAAACCTGCCCGGGATGATCGCTGTTCGTGACAGCAAGGACCCGGATGGGCCCAAGCTGCTGTTCACTCGCGATGAGTGGAAGGCGTTCATCGGCGGCGTAATGGATGGCGAATTCGATATTCTGGCCTAG
- a CDS encoding helix-turn-helix transcriptional regulator produces the protein MDVVPSLNPDSPRVRFGAEMRRLREAAELSQAAVAARLGCTQTQVSRLEKATRTPSRSDAERLDLLFGTSGGVSFAQLHERIVSQPGNPPWFRNWTEEIEPTLLVLRSWDPLLVPGLLQTEAYARHIFSHGPRIKPDEVDERVEARMRRQRILDRADPPLLLMLVDEGVLHRRIGGAEVMYEQLGHLLEMTQRPDVFLQVVDPECVAGLAGAFMIAELPNGQPDVVSSDSPAQAYITTERDTVASIWHRYEALRMWAYPERISLQKIEEARRRWT, from the coding sequence ATGGACGTTGTGCCGTCTCTCAACCCGGACTCTCCTCGCGTGCGCTTCGGCGCGGAGATGCGGCGGCTGCGGGAGGCCGCCGAGTTGTCCCAGGCGGCGGTGGCGGCCCGGCTCGGCTGCACGCAGACGCAGGTGAGCCGCCTGGAGAAGGCGACCCGTACGCCGTCCCGGTCGGACGCCGAGCGGCTGGACCTGCTCTTCGGCACGTCCGGCGGCGTCTCCTTCGCCCAGCTCCACGAACGCATAGTCAGTCAGCCGGGCAACCCGCCCTGGTTCAGGAACTGGACTGAGGAGATCGAGCCCACCCTGCTTGTCCTGCGATCATGGGACCCTCTGCTCGTCCCCGGCCTTCTCCAGACCGAGGCATACGCCCGCCATATCTTCAGCCACGGGCCGCGGATCAAGCCCGACGAGGTAGACGAACGTGTCGAAGCTCGCATGCGGCGGCAACGCATCCTCGATCGGGCGGACCCACCCCTGTTGCTGATGCTTGTCGATGAGGGTGTGCTGCACCGTAGGATCGGCGGAGCCGAAGTGATGTACGAGCAACTGGGCCATCTGCTGGAGATGACTCAGAGGCCCGATGTTTTCTTGCAGGTCGTCGATCCGGAATGCGTAGCTGGGCTGGCCGGTGCCTTTATGATCGCTGAGCTTCCCAACGGGCAACCTGACGTTGTCAGTTCGGACTCACCGGCACAGGCATATATCACTACGGAGCGTGATACCGTGGCCTCGATTTGGCATCGCTATGAGGCGCTCAGGATGTGGGCATATCCTGAGCGGATATCCCTCCAGAAAATCGAGGAAGCGAGGCGCAGATGGACCTGA
- a CDS encoding ATP-binding protein: protein MNRHASPLVQDGGEACWDLPAAPETASVARRLVREALATWNLSGLADDMAVVVSEVVTNAVVHAKSAMTLSLHRQGRSVRGEVADHSPVWPTPLPAGPNEEHGRGLAIVTAYSERWGVDPAPDGKIVWFVCEERPAS, encoded by the coding sequence GTGAACAGGCATGCCTCACCCCTCGTACAAGATGGCGGAGAGGCCTGCTGGGACCTGCCCGCCGCCCCCGAGACGGCGAGCGTCGCGCGCCGGCTCGTACGCGAAGCCCTCGCAACGTGGAACCTGTCCGGCCTGGCCGACGACATGGCCGTGGTGGTTTCCGAGGTCGTGACCAACGCGGTCGTGCACGCGAAGTCCGCGATGACCCTCTCCCTGCACCGGCAGGGCCGAAGCGTCCGGGGCGAGGTGGCCGACCACAGCCCCGTCTGGCCGACCCCGCTGCCGGCGGGACCGAACGAGGAGCACGGACGCGGACTGGCGATCGTCACGGCCTACTCCGAGCGATGGGGCGTCGATCCGGCACCGGACGGCAAGATCGTCTGGTTTGTCTGCGAGGAACGCCCGGCTTCATGA
- a CDS encoding ATP-binding protein, which yields MTIRTLPAKHFNTTGPCDPRRHYLLPPTPQLPQVRKLIERDRYFVLHAPRQTGKTTILDALASELIAEGDTAALSFSCERAKIFSDDIAATEAILLDSLREAADLSGWLDELLPPDSGPEGQAGTRFGKALSEWCRRCPRRVVLFLDDFDALQGTSLISILSQLRHGYNARHKGFPFPASVVLCGLRDLRDYKVASGGDPARLSPASSFNILADSLRLGDFTTDQIAELYDQHTQETGQEFTKDAVHRAFELTKGQPWLVNALAHEITSEMGVSGAITTAQVDEAKERLIRKRPIHLDALMTRLYEPRVERVIRAVMEGILPGTDAYLHDEVSYVRNLDLIRGSGAPEIANPIYREFLLHHSPLCADLLRREQQGPFTDEALTEARMRIFGSPAQNGGRM from the coding sequence GTGACCATACGAACGCTCCCAGCAAAGCATTTCAATACCACCGGACCCTGCGACCCGAGGCGCCACTACCTGCTGCCGCCCACGCCGCAGCTCCCGCAGGTGCGCAAACTCATCGAAAGAGATCGCTACTTCGTGCTGCACGCACCCCGGCAGACCGGCAAGACGACCATCCTGGACGCCCTGGCCTCCGAACTGATCGCCGAGGGCGACACCGCCGCCCTGTCATTCTCCTGCGAGCGCGCCAAGATCTTCAGCGACGACATCGCCGCCACGGAAGCGATTCTGCTGGACTCCCTCCGCGAGGCCGCCGACCTGTCGGGCTGGCTCGACGAACTGCTGCCACCGGACTCCGGGCCTGAGGGGCAGGCAGGCACCCGGTTCGGGAAGGCGCTGAGCGAGTGGTGCCGCCGCTGCCCGCGCCGGGTCGTGCTGTTCCTCGACGACTTCGACGCCCTGCAGGGCACCAGCCTGATCAGCATCCTCAGCCAGCTCCGCCACGGCTACAACGCACGGCACAAGGGGTTTCCGTTCCCCGCCTCGGTGGTGCTGTGCGGGTTGCGTGACCTGCGCGACTACAAAGTCGCCTCCGGCGGCGACCCGGCACGGCTCAGCCCCGCCAGCTCATTCAACATCCTCGCTGACTCACTGCGTCTGGGCGACTTCACCACCGACCAGATCGCCGAGCTGTACGACCAGCACACGCAGGAGACCGGCCAGGAGTTCACCAAGGACGCCGTGCACCGGGCCTTCGAGCTGACCAAGGGACAACCCTGGCTGGTCAACGCCCTCGCCCACGAGATCACTTCGGAGATGGGGGTAAGCGGCGCCATCACCACCGCACAGGTCGACGAGGCCAAGGAACGACTGATCCGGAAGCGCCCCATTCACCTGGACGCCCTCATGACACGACTGTACGAGCCCCGGGTGGAACGCGTCATCCGGGCGGTTATGGAGGGAATACTGCCGGGCACGGACGCTTACCTCCACGATGAGGTCTCCTACGTTCGCAATCTGGATCTCATCCGGGGAAGCGGAGCACCGGAGATCGCCAACCCGATCTACCGAGAGTTCCTGCTGCACCACTCGCCCCTGTGCGCCGACCTGCTGCGCCGGGAACAGCAGGGACCTTTCACCGACGAGGCGCTGACCGAGGCCCGCATGAGAATCTTCGGATCCCCAGCTCAAAATGGTGGCAGAATGTGA
- a CDS encoding ATP-binding protein — protein sequence MAAPPVKFFNTTGPCDPQRHYMLPPTPRLPEARALIEMDRYFVLHAPRQTGKTTILDALASELTAEGDTAALMFSCERAKAAGDHYGAAESLLLDSLREAADLSGWSKKLLPPGSWPQVTPGSRFGAALREWCQRCPRRVVLFLDEIDALQGDSLVSILSQLRDGHNKRSKGYPFPASVVLCGMRDLRDYKAASGGEPDRYNAASPFNIIRKSLRLGDFTTDQIAELYDQHTQATGQEFTKDALDRVFELTQGQPWLVNALADEIITEMGVTGTISDGQVEDAKERLIRARATHLDSLAARLHDPRVKRVIEPIVAGTSPGTDVAFDHAASYVHDLGLIRGTRDLEIANPIYREVLLRVLGDRTERFIRADPHSFVLPDGRFDLPHLLQEFVIFWREHGEVLIQQEGYHEAACQIILMAFLHRLVNGGGHLDREYAAGTKRLDVLARWPYHGPDGQRLIQREAMELKVWRPGTDDPQPEGLAQLDQYLDRLTLPTGVLVIFDRRPQAPPWKERGGFDQATTPSGRQVTVLRV from the coding sequence ATGGCAGCACCCCCAGTAAAGTTCTTCAACACCACCGGTCCCTGCGACCCGCAGCGCCACTACATGCTGCCCCCCACACCACGGCTTCCCGAAGCGCGGGCACTGATCGAGATGGACCGCTACTTCGTGCTGCACGCGCCCCGGCAAACCGGGAAAACCACCATCCTGGACGCCCTGGCCTCCGAACTGACCGCCGAGGGCGACACCGCCGCCCTGATGTTCTCCTGCGAGCGCGCCAAGGCGGCCGGCGACCACTACGGCGCCGCCGAGTCGCTTCTGCTGGATTCCCTCCGCGAGGCCGCCGATTTGTCGGGCTGGTCGAAGAAGCTGCTGCCGCCGGGTTCCTGGCCGCAGGTGACGCCGGGCAGCCGGTTCGGTGCGGCACTGCGGGAGTGGTGCCAGCGCTGCCCGCGCCGGGTCGTGCTGTTCCTTGACGAGATCGACGCCCTGCAGGGCGACAGCCTGGTCAGCATCCTGAGCCAGCTGCGCGACGGCCACAACAAGCGATCGAAAGGCTATCCGTTCCCCGCGTCCGTGGTGCTGTGCGGGATGCGCGACCTGCGCGACTACAAGGCCGCCTCCGGCGGCGAACCCGACCGGTACAACGCGGCCAGCCCGTTCAACATCATCCGCAAATCGCTACGCCTGGGCGACTTCACCACCGATCAGATCGCCGAACTCTACGACCAGCACACGCAGGCGACCGGCCAGGAGTTCACCAAGGACGCCCTCGACCGTGTCTTCGAGCTGACCCAGGGACAACCCTGGCTGGTCAACGCCCTCGCCGATGAGATCATCACCGAGATGGGAGTGACCGGGACAATCAGTGACGGACAGGTGGAGGACGCAAAAGAGCGGCTGATCCGGGCCCGCGCCACCCACCTGGACTCCCTGGCGGCCCGGCTGCACGACCCCCGCGTCAAAAGAGTGATCGAACCCATCGTGGCCGGCACGTCCCCGGGCACGGACGTCGCCTTCGACCACGCCGCCTCCTACGTCCACGACCTCGGCCTCATCCGGGGCACCAGAGACCTGGAAATCGCCAACCCCATCTACCGGGAGGTCCTGCTCCGGGTCCTGGGCGACCGCACCGAACGATTCATACGCGCCGACCCGCACAGCTTCGTGCTCCCCGACGGCCGTTTCGACCTGCCCCACCTGCTGCAAGAGTTCGTGATCTTCTGGCGCGAGCACGGCGAAGTCCTCATCCAGCAGGAGGGCTACCACGAAGCCGCCTGCCAGATCATCCTCATGGCCTTCCTGCACCGCCTCGTCAACGGCGGCGGCCACCTCGACCGCGAATACGCCGCCGGCACCAAACGCCTCGACGTGCTCGCTCGCTGGCCCTACCACGGTCCCGACGGCCAACGACTCATCCAACGCGAAGCCATGGAACTCAAGGTCTGGCGACCCGGCACCGACGACCCCCAACCCGAAGGCCTCGCTCAGCTCGACCAATACCTCGACCGCCTCACCCTGCCCACCGGCGTCCTGGTCATCTTCGACCGCCGCCCCCAAGCCCCACCCTGGAAGGAACGAGGCGGCTTCGACCAGGCGACCACGCCGTCCGGCCGCCAGGTCACCGTTCTCCGCGTGTGA
- a CDS encoding GRAS family protein — translation MSSHAFDLLCRAVEETDAGRADTAGRWLEKLRSVINPEKAGGDDFLYLLYHDALAARHGTCQDERDNLYLRSFERPQIQLFDLVAAHLPIVNLAGRIGGALLAGHLAGQDEATMLSVGIGSGGQEAAVLRTLTDRGQAPGRLRVIGVDPAAASLRQAEQAIRDTGVTLDFHGVPRLAEHMTDEDWDLVRRAPRPLVMNAAFALHHLRDSPSGVDERNSFFERLRAAEPDVVVLCEPDSDHHRVALPERFHNSWEHFHAVFRLIDALEVAAADRNAMKLFFRREVADIVGTADDKERYERHEPTATWLARLREAGFHPMPVPPSAVPEAATPAAVRQDPDSVRIGFEGESLVAVLYAVPART, via the coding sequence ATGAGCTCCCATGCATTCGACCTGCTGTGCCGTGCCGTGGAGGAGACGGACGCGGGCCGCGCCGACACGGCGGGGCGCTGGCTGGAAAAGCTCCGCAGTGTGATCAACCCCGAGAAAGCAGGCGGCGACGACTTCCTCTATCTGCTCTATCACGACGCTCTGGCCGCCCGGCATGGAACGTGCCAAGACGAGCGGGACAATCTCTATCTCCGCAGTTTCGAGCGTCCGCAGATCCAGCTGTTCGACCTGGTGGCCGCGCACCTGCCGATCGTGAATCTGGCAGGTCGCATTGGCGGCGCGCTCCTCGCCGGACACCTCGCCGGTCAGGACGAGGCCACGATGCTGTCGGTGGGGATCGGTTCAGGCGGCCAGGAGGCGGCGGTGCTGCGGACGCTCACGGACCGCGGTCAGGCACCCGGACGGCTGAGGGTCATCGGGGTGGACCCTGCGGCGGCCAGCCTCCGCCAGGCCGAACAGGCCATCCGCGACACCGGTGTCACGCTGGACTTCCACGGGGTGCCCCGACTCGCCGAACACATGACCGACGAGGACTGGGACCTGGTGCGCCGTGCGCCACGTCCGCTGGTCATGAACGCCGCGTTCGCGCTGCACCACCTCCGGGACAGTCCGTCCGGCGTGGACGAGCGGAACTCGTTCTTCGAGAGATTACGCGCGGCCGAGCCGGATGTCGTGGTGCTGTGCGAGCCGGACTCCGACCATCATCGGGTGGCGCTCCCTGAGCGGTTCCACAACTCGTGGGAGCACTTCCACGCCGTCTTCCGGCTGATAGACGCGCTGGAGGTGGCGGCCGCCGACCGCAACGCGATGAAGCTGTTCTTCCGCCGCGAGGTGGCCGACATCGTCGGCACAGCCGACGACAAGGAGCGCTACGAACGTCACGAGCCGACCGCCACCTGGCTCGCCCGGCTGCGTGAGGCCGGGTTCCACCCGATGCCGGTGCCCCCGTCTGCGGTGCCGGAAGCCGCTACTCCCGCCGCCGTCCGTCAGGATCCGGACAGCGTGCGCATCGGATTCGAGGGCGAGTCACTCGTCGCCGTCCTGTACGCGGTGCCTGCGCGGACGTAG